The sequence CCTGTCCCCAGACAGTGATGACCCAGGGTGAGCAAGGCTGGGATGGAGGTGCTTGACCCAGCCTGGAGGTCAAGGAGGGCTGCCTGAAGGAGGGGATATCAAAGCTGAGACTTGGAGGGTGGGCTTTGGGTCTGTCTCTAGCTCATGTCCAGCCCTTGTCCTCGTCCAGATCCCTTCCCCTCATCCACTGACAGTGTGATAAACAGCTCCTGTGGGCATGGCCATGAATCAACCCAGTGCCTTCTCTTGGGGAGCCCAGCCaggaaagagcagagcagagccaTAACCCCAGGCTGGGCTCCACTGCGGTTCTCCACTTCCTGCCTGTGTGGCCTTGCACAGGTGCCTTcaactctttttgttgttgttgttgaggaagactggccctgagctaacatgtgtgccagtcctcctctgttttggatgtgggacgccgcaccatggcttgatgagcgatgtgtaggtctgtgcctgggatctgaacctgcacacCTTGGTCTCCCGAGGTGGAGCTCAcgacctaaccactgcaccactgggccagctcctgtcCTTCGAGCCCTGAAGCCCGGTTCCTGAGGGTTACGATAAATGTTCAATAAGAACTTGATCACTCTTCGGCCTTGTTCCCAACGCAGGCACAATTGAAAAGCAGTGAATCTtgttaatttgttcttttcttgtttACCCTGAGGCGTCACTCAAGGGACACAAGGATTTAGGAGCTCATTTTGGGAAAAAGAACAATGCCTCCAAGGAAGTTACGGCCCCCAGATAGCCAGCCCCCAGCTGTGCTGATGCCAAGAAGTCAcgttgcccaggggcttatctggagtgaaagaaacacggaCTTCCCCTTTGTTTTCTGATTcgcctcctcctcagcccctTAGCGCTACAAAGACCCTGCTTTCCTCTCCTGTGAaggtggatttttttctcctcttgttaAGGTGGATTCTTCTCCTCCTGTTAAGGTGGATTCTTTCTCCTCCTGTTAAGGTGGATTCCTTCTCCTCCTGTTAAGGTGGATTCCTTCTCCTCCTGTTAAGGTGGATTCCTTCTCCTCCTGTTAAGGTGGATTCCTTCTCCTCCTGTTAAGCTGGATTCTTTCTCCTCCTGTTAAGGTGGATTCTTTCTCCTCTGGGTAAGGTGGATTACAGAGAAcctatcctctcaccttcccatTTTGGCCATTCGTATAAACCTTTCTCTCTCGCTAAGTACCGGCCTCAGTGATTGTATTATTGTGCGTCAGGCCCACAGACTTAGGATCAGGAGGTTCAGTATCACTCTCTGGCCTCAATACCCTCATGGGATTAATAGGGCCCAGCTCCCAAGGTTCTCGTGAGGATTCTCTTGAGATCCTGAACTTCAGAGTCCTCAGGACAGAGCAAGTAGGGATGGTCCACACGTGTGAGTCTCAGCATCTCTTTCCCAAAGACACAACCCCCACCCTGTCCCATAGCCCCCACCCCACAGCAAAGAAGCACACAGAAGTCTCATTAGGATTTTTATTGCTGGTAGGGGGTGGGGGCTACATGGGGCACCTTGTGGGAAATCTTCAGCACCGGGGCCTGGGGTGTGTGAAGTTTCAGAGCTTCTTCAGGGGCAGAATCTTAGGTTAGAGTGAGAAACTCTCCCAGTGTTCAGGGCAGCAGTGTTCTGGTGTGTGCTTGTGTTGTGGCTTGTGCTTGTGTTCTGGCGTGTGCTTGTGTTCTGGCGTGTGCTTGTGTTCTGGCGTGTGCTTGTGTTCCGGTGTGTGCTTGTGTCCTCATGTATTCTTGTGTTGTGGTTTCCCAGTTGGCTTTGATGCCATTTTCCTGTAGAGAGAGACGGGGAGAGGTCACTGTGTGTTGCCCCAATCCCGCCCCTACCCTGACTCCCTGGTCTCTCTCTTCCACTAAGAAGATTCAGAGGAGCCCAGGACTTGGTGGCCCCGCTTCTGTGCCTGTTTCCCAGAGGGACCAGAGTTCCTTAAAATCAGAATGCTTGACGCTGGCCTGGCTCTCAAGGCCTGCCCTCTCTGCCCCAACGCCTGCTCTTGTCCTCTCTGTCCCCTGTCCCCTGCTGATTCGAGGACACTTTCCAGCCACCCGCCCTTTGCTCAGGCTGTTCCCTTGTCCTAGAATGCCACCCTCTCCTTGACTATGTGCAcatcttcctgcctcagggcctttgcactcccCGTCCACAGGGAACATTGTCCCCAGATTCCTAGTCCCTGCTGCATTTTCCTTCATTGAGATCTCAACTGAAAGTGTCACTCTTCAGAGCAGACCCAGTCGCCCTGTCTACAAgagcccctccccatccctgcttGTTCTCAACACCCTGTTTATCATCTTCTCAGTGCTGTGCTCCCTCTGGGCTCCTCTCCTGGAACTCCCTGGTTCATGGGCTGTTCCCCTCCGGCTCCCTCCCCCAAATGGCAGCTCCCTGTGGGCTGTGACTTCGTCCTGTTCATCGCTCTCCTTCCCTAATGCACCAGGTCCTGGCCCTGAGCCGATGCTCAATGCATATTTGTTCACAAATGAATGGTTTCCTAACTCCTCAGACAGAGCCACTGTGGGCGAAACACCATGGAGCGTCCacactgtgccaggccccatgcGGCCCTCCAGGTCCTTCCCCTCAGAAGCCCCCATGGCACAGACGGAGAAACTGCGGCTCCTGACGTCATAGGAGGAGAGGGTTTGCCCCAGCCTGTGCCCCAGGTCTGTGCAGCCCCAGCTTGGGCCTGTCCCCACCACCTGGGGCCATCTCCACATGAGCCTGGCCGGAGTCAGGAACCTGTCCCCCAAGTCTGAGCACCCAGAGAGCCAGCTGTGTGACCGCAGGGACCTTGTCAccctccccagcctcagttttcccagtgTCTTCATCCATGCACCCAGCCCACCCGGGCCCGGGAAGGGGACTCACCGGGTCACTGAAGCTCCGTTCTTCTTGTTGATGTCGTCGATGATGTGTTTCACAATCTCCTCCCCCAGGCGCTTTCCAACCTTCTTCCACCACGCCCAGATGACGTCGATGACACCGTCCGGCTCTAGGTCCGCCTGGTCGGGCTCTAGGTCTGCCTGGGCCGGGGCTCGGCCTGTCCAGGAGACGGGGAGTGTGCAAACATCTCAGTATTGGGAGGCCTCCCGATGAGTGTCAGGGATGGGAAAGGAGGTCCAGGAACGGGATTCTTGGGGCTCCTGGTGTTAAAATGGGGGGAGGTAGTGGGGCCCCCAAGTGGGTCTCAAGCTGCTGGGAATTGCCTTCTCTCCCCCTGGACACACCCCGCCCCCCCTTCCACACTGTAAAAGCAAGACAGCCAAtcctggaggggtgggggtcaGTACATCATGTGTTGCTGGGGCTCCACAGGGCAGATTTCCCACCTGCTGGACCACCCCTTAGAGAAGCTGAGACCCAGCTGGCGGGATGTAGTGGGGTG comes from Equus asinus isolate D_3611 breed Donkey chromosome 26, EquAss-T2T_v2, whole genome shotgun sequence and encodes:
- the LOC106838889 gene encoding apolipoprotein C-I-like isoform X4, which encodes MRLALSLPVLLVALWMVCEGRAPAQADLEPDQADLEPDGVIDVIWAWWKKVGKRLGEEIVKHIIDDINKKNGASVTRKMASKPTGKPQHKNT
- the LOC106838889 gene encoding apolipoprotein C-I-like isoform X1 — its product is MNPYGALPAEHHAVSGSGWRAGLPPAAWGGGHRHVSSLEIHIAPSPAMRLALSLPVLLVALWMVCEGRAPAQADLEPDQADLEPDGVIDVIWAWWKKVGKRLGEEIVKHIIDDINKKNGASVTRKMASKPTGKPQHKNT
- the LOC106838889 gene encoding apolipoprotein C-I-like isoform X3 produces the protein MSEQTGLSHLMAAPVRAPSPAMRLALSLPVLLVALWMVCEGRAPAQADLEPDQADLEPDGVIDVIWAWWKKVGKRLGEEIVKHIIDDINKKNGASVTRKMASKPTGKPQHKNT
- the LOC106838889 gene encoding apolipoprotein C-I-like isoform X2 is translated as MTVPDVTRCHQQGAQMERAPSPAMRLALSLPVLLVALWMVCEGRAPAQADLEPDQADLEPDGVIDVIWAWWKKVGKRLGEEIVKHIIDDINKKNGASVTRKMASKPTGKPQHKNT